The Flavivirga eckloniae genomic interval GTAATTTAGACCCTTTAATATAAACAGTGGTTTCAGATATAGATGTAAATGGTTTTAACACAACTAAAGTTTTAGGAACAAACCAAATAAGTAACATGACCAGAATATCCAATAGAAGGTGAAATTTGAATAAATCTTTCCCCTCTAATACCTCTTTGTTTTGAATAAGCTGATATATTTGACGCGTTTCTCCTGAATCCTTTTTAAGTTCAGAAACAATGTTTTTAGCATCCTCATATAAATAAATCCGTTCTTTATTTACTGACTTTAATGCCCCATAGTTGGCATACGCAAAAACAGAAAAACCAATTATAACAATTATTCTTGCTAAAATGGAAGACACATGTTTTGGAAAAGAAATTAATGCAGCAATCAACCCAATAACAACCGTAGTATAAATGCTCCATAATACTTGAAAGGAATCAAATCTTTGATACATTAGGTTTAAAACCTCATATAAATCTTGTTCTTGCATAACGATTTAATTTATAACGAAATATGTTTTTTGATAGCTGTTAAATATACAAAATTAACACGTATTGTATTACGCTATTTAATCGTTAAAAATCATTAAAGTTGTTTAAACATAAAAGGATTAATCCGTTATAAATTTAATGACTAACAACACCCTTGGCATATAAAAAATCTGAATTTAAAGATCCAGATATGTTTTTAACTGTACCATCTATGGCACCTTGGATTAATGATAAATCGGAAGGTGCCGTTTCTGGCTGTGTTAGATAAGGCAGGTTTCTTTTTTCTCTTTTCGTAAGTGCCTCATGATCTCCGGTAAGTTTATACCATCTAGTATGCCAATTTCTTGAGCCTTGAAAAGTTTTTGAATACTTAATTTCCCCTGTAGAATTGTCGATAATTTCAGCAAACGTTTTTACGCTTGAGGAGCTTTCTTTACTAAAATAGGTTACATTCGCTCTTACCATACTTTTTATTTCATTGCCGGCTTTGTCTTTACCAGTAACGATTTCACGCTCATAACTCACTTTGTTCGATTTTGTATCGCTATGGTTTGCAAGTATGTCG includes:
- a CDS encoding DUF1353 domain-containing protein — translated: MQEQDLYEVLNLMYQRFDSFQVLWSIYTTVVIGLIAALISFPKHVSSILARIIVIIGFSVFAYANYGALKSVNKERIYLYEDAKNIVSELKKDSGETRQIYQLIQNKEVLEGKDLFKFHLLLDILVMLLIWFVPKTLVVLKPFTSISETTVYIKGSKLPDPKISWNQLSKIWILEEQVNVNISSKELSKVIGIEIPKGFKFDLSTVPRFLWVFIAPFELSIIAPLVHDFLYVNKGNLKINEQNMLTVSENAQTVQISRLETDSIFLYHMKQEGVSFIKRWMAYFGVRLFGGIFWKD